A single region of the Acanthopagrus latus isolate v.2019 chromosome 11, fAcaLat1.1, whole genome shotgun sequence genome encodes:
- the bloc1s2 gene encoding biogenesis of lysosome-related organelles complex 1 subunit 2: MAATGDDAAAMDSISRAPAAHLAALNPAVSSTAASSQGEGPEVVAETPAVVPKKPSTNSDGGVETAEEAVEPAEPDINELCTDMFDKMSVFLQGELTATCEDYRLLENMNKLTSLKYMEMKDISINISRNLQDLNNKYASLQPYLDQINQIEEQVSSLEQAAYKLDAYSKKLEARFKKLEKR; this comes from the exons atggctgcaactGGCGACGACGCTGCAGCGATGGACAGCATCTCCAGGGCTCCAGCGGCCCACTTGGCGGCTCTGAACCCGGCCGTGAGCAGCACCGCCGCCTCCTCTCAGGGAGAAGGGCCGGAGGTTGTGGCGGAAACCCCGGCGGTCGTTCCCAAGAAGCCCAGTACCAACA GTGATGGTGGTGtggaaacagcagaggaggctgtGGAGCCTGCAGAGCCTGATATCAATGAGCTGTGCACTGATATGTTTGATAAGATGTCAGTCTTCCTGCAGGGAGAATTGACAG CTACCTGTGAGGATTACCGGCTACTGGAGAACATGAACAAGCTTACTAGTCTTAAGTACATGGAGATGAAGGacatcagcatcaacatcagCCGTAACCTGCAGGATCTCAACAACAAGT ATGCGAGCCTTCAGCCCTACTTGGACCAGATAAATCAGATCGAGGAGCAAGTGTCTTCACTTGAACAGGCTGCTTACAAACTGGACGCGTACTCTAAGAAACTAG AGGCCAGATTCAAAAAACTGGAGAAGCGATGA